The Epinephelus lanceolatus isolate andai-2023 chromosome 21, ASM4190304v1, whole genome shotgun sequence genome has a segment encoding these proteins:
- the desi1b gene encoding desumoylating isopeptidase 1b, giving the protein MDQTDSYPVLLYIYDMSKGMARQLSPVMLGRQLDGIWHTAIVIHGKEFFYMGEGISNCPPSGTPLGDPDSIVDLGSTEVNAELFMEYLISLAESTYRGDKYNLFEHNCNTFSNEVAQFLTGKKIPSYITDLPSDILSTPFGQALRPLLDSIVINPGGTNITGQR; this is encoded by the exons ATGGACCAAACCGACTCCTACCCAGTGTTACTGTACATCTACGACATGTCCAAAGGCATGGCCCGCCAGCTGAGTCCTGTCATGCTAG GGAGACAGCTCGATGGGATATG GCACACTGCTATTGTCATCCATGGAAAGGAGTTCTTCTATATGGGAGAAGGCATCAGCAATTGTCCACCT AGTGGAACCCCCTTGGGTGACCCTGACTCCATAGTGGACCTGGGCTCCACTGAAGTGAATGCAGAGCTCTTCATGGAGTACCTGATTTCACTGGCAGAGTCCACATACAG AGGTGACAAGTACAACTTGTTTGAGCACAACTGCAACACTTTCAGCAACGAGGTGGCTCAGTTCCTCACGGGCAAAAAGATCCCATCGTACATTACAGACCTTCCATCTGACATACTGTCCAC GCCTTTTGGCCAGGCTCTCCGTCCCTTACTGGATTCCATCGTCATAAATCCCGGAGGCACCAACATAACTGGACAGCGATAG